The following are encoded together in the Brassica napus cultivar Da-Ae chromosome A9, Da-Ae, whole genome shotgun sequence genome:
- the LOC106391348 gene encoding NAC domain-containing protein 35-like isoform X1, which yields MAIVSSTTSTMTMSNQVNNNSDKGIEEDAHRHENHAQNDDEADDHDHDMVMPGFRFHPTEEELIEFYLRRKVKGKRFNVELITFLDLYRYDPWELPAMAAIGEKEWYFYVPRDRKYRNGDRPNRVTTSGYWKATGADRMIRSESARSIGLKKTLVFYSGKAPKGTRTSWIMNEYRLPHHETEKYQKAEKPEISLCRVYKRPGVEDHLSLPRSLSTRHHNHTSSSSRLALRQQQQHHSSSSNHSDNNLNNNNNLEKLSTEYSGDGSTITTTNSNSDVTIALANQNTYRPMPYGVSNTPMISTSNKEDDENAIVDDLQRLVNYQISDGGSNINHQYYQIAQQFHNQQELNANALQLVAGATTVALTPQTQAALAMNMITAGTIPNSALWDLWNPLVPDGNRDHYTDTLFKEFN from the exons ATGGCAATTGTATCCTCCACAACAAGCACCATGACCATGAGTAACCAAGTCAACAACAACAGTGATAAAGGAATAGAAGAAGATGCTCATAGACACGAGAATCATGCCCaaaatgatgatgaagctgatgatcaTGATCATGACATGGTCATGCCTGGATTCCGATTCCATCCCACAGAAGAAGAACTCATAGAATTTTATCTTCGCCGTAAAGTCAAAGGCAAACGCTTCAATGTAGAACTCATCACATTCCTCGATCTTTATCGCTATGATCCTTGGGAACTTCCGG CGATGGCGGCTATAGGAGAGAAAGAGTGGTACTTCTATGTGCCAAGAGATCGAAAGTATAGAAATGGAGATAGACCAAACCGAGTAACGACTTCTGGGTATTGGAAAGCTACTGGAGCTGATCGGATGATCAGATCAGAGAGCGCTCGGTCTATCGGgttaaagaaaaccctagtctTCTACTCCGGTAAAGCCCCTAAAGGCACTCGTACCAGTTGGATTATGAATGAGTATCGTCTCCCTCACCATGAAACCGAGAAATACCAAAAG GCTGAAAAGCCTGAAATATCATTGTGCCGAGTGTACAAAAGGCCAGGAGTAGAAGATCATCTATCCTTACCACGCTCTCTATCCACAAGACATCATAATCATACCTCATCATCTTCCCGCTTGGCCttaagacaacaacaacaacaccactCATCATCATCCAATCATTCAGACAACAAccttaacaacaacaacaatcttgAGAAGCTCTCAACCGAATATTCTGGCGACGGTAGCACCATAACCACCACAAACAGTAATTCTGACGTCACTATAGCTTTAGCCAATCAAAACACTTATCGTCCAATGCCTTATGGTGTAAGCAACACGCCAATGATCTCTACAAGTaataaagaagatgatgaaaacgCAATTGTTGATGATCTTCAAAGACTCGTTAACTACCAAATATCTGATGGAGGTAGTAACATCAATCACCAATACTATCAAATCGCTCAACAGTTTCATAATCAACAAGAGCTAAATGCAAACGCGTTGCAATTGGTGGCGGGGGCAACTACAGTGGCGCTAACGCCTCAAACGCAGGCGGCATTAGCGATGAACATGATCACTGCAGGGACGATTCCAAACAGTGCTTTGTGGGATCTATGGAATCCACTAGTACCGGATGGAAACAGAGATCATTATACTGATACTCTTTTCAAGGAATTTAATTAG
- the LOC106391348 gene encoding NAC domain-containing protein 35-like isoform X2: protein MAIVSSTTSTMTMSNQVNNNSDKGIEEDAHRHENHAQNDDEADDHDHDMVMPGFRFHPTEEELIEFYLRRKVKGKRFNVELITFLDLYRYDPWELPAMAAIGEKEWYFYVPRDRKYRNGDRPNRVTTSGYWKATGADRMIRSESARSIGLKKTLVFYSGKAPKGTRTSWIMNEYRLPHHETEKYQKPEISLCRVYKRPGVEDHLSLPRSLSTRHHNHTSSSSRLALRQQQQHHSSSSNHSDNNLNNNNNLEKLSTEYSGDGSTITTTNSNSDVTIALANQNTYRPMPYGVSNTPMISTSNKEDDENAIVDDLQRLVNYQISDGGSNINHQYYQIAQQFHNQQELNANALQLVAGATTVALTPQTQAALAMNMITAGTIPNSALWDLWNPLVPDGNRDHYTDTLFKEFN from the exons ATGGCAATTGTATCCTCCACAACAAGCACCATGACCATGAGTAACCAAGTCAACAACAACAGTGATAAAGGAATAGAAGAAGATGCTCATAGACACGAGAATCATGCCCaaaatgatgatgaagctgatgatcaTGATCATGACATGGTCATGCCTGGATTCCGATTCCATCCCACAGAAGAAGAACTCATAGAATTTTATCTTCGCCGTAAAGTCAAAGGCAAACGCTTCAATGTAGAACTCATCACATTCCTCGATCTTTATCGCTATGATCCTTGGGAACTTCCGG CGATGGCGGCTATAGGAGAGAAAGAGTGGTACTTCTATGTGCCAAGAGATCGAAAGTATAGAAATGGAGATAGACCAAACCGAGTAACGACTTCTGGGTATTGGAAAGCTACTGGAGCTGATCGGATGATCAGATCAGAGAGCGCTCGGTCTATCGGgttaaagaaaaccctagtctTCTACTCCGGTAAAGCCCCTAAAGGCACTCGTACCAGTTGGATTATGAATGAGTATCGTCTCCCTCACCATGAAACCGAGAAATACCAAAAG CCTGAAATATCATTGTGCCGAGTGTACAAAAGGCCAGGAGTAGAAGATCATCTATCCTTACCACGCTCTCTATCCACAAGACATCATAATCATACCTCATCATCTTCCCGCTTGGCCttaagacaacaacaacaacaccactCATCATCATCCAATCATTCAGACAACAAccttaacaacaacaacaatcttgAGAAGCTCTCAACCGAATATTCTGGCGACGGTAGCACCATAACCACCACAAACAGTAATTCTGACGTCACTATAGCTTTAGCCAATCAAAACACTTATCGTCCAATGCCTTATGGTGTAAGCAACACGCCAATGATCTCTACAAGTaataaagaagatgatgaaaacgCAATTGTTGATGATCTTCAAAGACTCGTTAACTACCAAATATCTGATGGAGGTAGTAACATCAATCACCAATACTATCAAATCGCTCAACAGTTTCATAATCAACAAGAGCTAAATGCAAACGCGTTGCAATTGGTGGCGGGGGCAACTACAGTGGCGCTAACGCCTCAAACGCAGGCGGCATTAGCGATGAACATGATCACTGCAGGGACGATTCCAAACAGTGCTTTGTGGGATCTATGGAATCCACTAGTACCGGATGGAAACAGAGATCATTATACTGATACTCTTTTCAAGGAATTTAATTAG